Proteins from one Pontibacter korlensis genomic window:
- a CDS encoding SusC/RagA family TonB-linked outer membrane protein: protein MKRKILLLVMCLLTVHLSFAQNTISVQGRVTDASTGQPLIGAGVVVQGTSTGTQTDANGNYTISAPADGTLAVSYLGYRNAQVPVDNRSTINIQLETDTETLQEVVVTGYGVQEKRDVTGSIASVKSEELVRQASQNPVSSLQGKVAGVNITNTGQPGASPQIRIRGTGSALGSADPLYVVDGTFVNDLSFLNPADIESIEILKDASSAAIYGVRAANGVVLVTTKRGKSGEATVNYNGFVGVQRVTNQLEMTNASEYATAVNEKNGSELLSTNLPSTDWYDQILRTAMIHNHQVTASGGSEKVTYSASAGYLNQEGIIKGNEYERITARLQTDIQISENIKVGYNGIFYNYNSDDIPGDIFYQAYVAPPVIPVFKANGRYGDPVDFPIGNFANPQASLDWFYQKSNGQRLTSNAFGEVKFLNGFTFRSSLGLNYGIDEYTNYRSRDSLTTVQFATRSLLTQRRSKSNMWLWENTLTYDKSFGNHEITALLGTSAQEDKSNYFTGSVNDVEFNSEANLYLDLGDPETYNIDAGGARGTFVSYFGRVNYSFLDRYLLTATLRYDASSNYPRGDRWEYFPSIGLGWRVIEEGFMQNQTIFDNLKLRASWGRLGNNNIPANLYRSTVSTDPRLGAIRNGVLYPGWNINTVPPATLFWEVVEEVDLGVEMGFLNNRLTVEADWYNRKTDDAIFGVTPLGFLGLGGQIRGNYATFRNRGLEFIANWSDEISTDVSYNIGFNFSRNRNEVTGVAIENAAFFNGNLPVGGYQVSITRVGDPIGSFYGYEVEGIFQNEQEVEGSAQPNASPGDFRYRDLDGNQVIDERDKTIIGNPNPGFIYGINTGFRFKGFDLQLDIQGVADVDIYNGNRNVRYGNENYDKDFFDNRWTGPGTSNSYPSADLTGRNLDPNDFYVEKGDYIRIRNLQLGYNLPTSLVKSLKMQNLRVYINAQNPVTWFDYNGFSPEVGGAPVSQGIDRNVYPLSATYNFGVNATF, encoded by the coding sequence ATGAAGAGAAAAATTTTACTACTCGTCATGTGCCTGCTGACGGTTCACCTCTCATTCGCACAGAATACAATTTCTGTGCAGGGTAGGGTGACCGACGCATCTACCGGGCAACCGCTAATTGGTGCGGGTGTTGTGGTACAAGGAACCAGCACCGGTACACAGACCGACGCCAATGGTAACTATACTATTAGTGCGCCAGCAGATGGTACTTTAGCTGTGAGCTACCTGGGATACCGGAATGCGCAGGTGCCAGTTGATAACCGCTCTACAATTAATATTCAGCTGGAGACAGATACTGAAACACTACAGGAGGTAGTAGTTACTGGTTATGGCGTTCAGGAAAAACGCGACGTGACCGGTTCTATCGCTTCAGTAAAGAGTGAAGAACTGGTAAGGCAAGCATCACAGAACCCGGTAAGCTCTTTGCAGGGTAAAGTAGCTGGTGTAAACATTACTAACACAGGACAGCCAGGTGCTTCTCCTCAAATTAGAATTCGTGGTACAGGTTCAGCTCTTGGTAGCGCAGATCCGCTGTATGTAGTAGATGGTACCTTTGTAAACGACCTGTCTTTTCTGAACCCTGCTGACATCGAATCTATTGAGATTCTGAAGGATGCTTCGAGTGCGGCAATTTATGGTGTGCGTGCTGCAAACGGCGTTGTGTTGGTAACTACCAAGCGTGGTAAGTCTGGTGAGGCTACTGTAAACTACAATGGTTTTGTAGGGGTGCAGCGAGTTACAAACCAACTCGAAATGACTAATGCCAGCGAGTATGCAACAGCTGTAAATGAGAAAAACGGCTCAGAGCTGCTATCAACAAATCTGCCTTCTACCGATTGGTATGATCAGATACTTCGTACAGCTATGATTCACAACCACCAGGTTACAGCTTCAGGTGGTTCTGAAAAAGTAACTTACAGTGCAAGTGCTGGTTATTTAAATCAGGAAGGAATCATAAAAGGTAATGAGTACGAGCGAATTACGGCTCGTTTGCAGACTGACATCCAGATTAGTGAAAATATAAAAGTAGGTTACAACGGTATCTTCTACAACTATAACTCTGACGATATCCCAGGTGATATCTTCTACCAGGCTTATGTAGCACCACCGGTTATACCTGTATTTAAAGCAAACGGCCGCTACGGAGATCCTGTTGACTTTCCAATCGGTAACTTTGCTAACCCGCAAGCCTCTCTTGATTGGTTTTATCAGAAATCTAATGGCCAGCGCTTAACTTCTAATGCCTTTGGTGAGGTAAAGTTCCTCAATGGCTTTACTTTCCGTTCTAGCCTTGGCCTGAACTATGGCATAGACGAATACACCAACTATAGATCACGTGATTCGCTTACTACTGTGCAGTTCGCTACCAGAAGCCTGCTGACTCAGCGAAGAAGCAAGTCAAATATGTGGCTATGGGAAAATACCCTGACCTATGACAAATCTTTCGGCAATCATGAAATCACAGCCTTATTAGGTACTTCAGCTCAGGAGGATAAGTCAAACTACTTTACCGGTTCGGTAAACGACGTGGAGTTCAACTCAGAAGCTAACCTATACCTTGACCTGGGTGATCCTGAAACCTACAATATTGATGCAGGTGGTGCAAGAGGTACTTTCGTGTCCTACTTTGGTAGGGTAAATTATAGTTTCCTGGACCGCTACCTGCTTACAGCCACCCTGCGTTACGATGCCTCATCTAACTACCCTCGCGGCGACAGATGGGAGTATTTCCCTTCTATAGGTTTAGGCTGGCGAGTGATTGAAGAAGGCTTCATGCAGAATCAGACAATCTTTGATAACCTGAAACTGCGTGCAAGCTGGGGTAGATTGGGTAACAACAACATCCCTGCTAACCTCTACAGGTCAACAGTAAGTACAGATCCCCGATTGGGAGCAATTCGCAATGGCGTACTTTATCCAGGCTGGAATATAAACACTGTTCCTCCTGCAACATTATTCTGGGAAGTGGTGGAAGAGGTAGACCTTGGCGTTGAAATGGGCTTCCTAAATAACCGACTGACTGTTGAAGCAGACTGGTACAACAGGAAAACTGATGATGCCATCTTTGGTGTAACACCTCTAGGCTTTTTGGGATTGGGTGGTCAAATCAGAGGTAACTATGCCACCTTCCGCAATAGAGGTTTAGAGTTTATAGCTAACTGGAGCGATGAGATTAGCACTGACGTCAGCTATAACATTGGCTTTAACTTCTCCAGAAACAGAAACGAAGTAACCGGAGTGGCTATCGAAAATGCTGCTTTCTTCAATGGTAACCTGCCAGTAGGTGGCTATCAGGTAAGTATTACCCGCGTAGGCGACCCAATCGGATCTTTCTATGGCTATGAGGTAGAGGGCATTTTCCAGAATGAGCAGGAAGTAGAAGGATCTGCACAGCCGAATGCTAGCCCAGGTGATTTCCGTTACAGAGACCTTGATGGCAATCAGGTAATCGACGAGCGAGACAAAACCATCATCGGTAACCCGAACCCAGGATTCATCTATGGTATTAACACAGGGTTCCGCTTCAAGGGCTTCGACTTGCAGTTAGACATCCAAGGTGTGGCTGATGTGGATATCTACAATGGTAACCGCAACGTGCGCTACGGCAACGAGAACTACGATAAAGATTTCTTCGATAACCGCTGGACTGGACCGGGTACATCTAACAGTTATCCATCCGCTGACCTGACAGGCAGAAACCTTGACCCGAATGATTTCTATGTAGAGAAGGGTGATTACATCCGAATCCGAAACCTGCAGCTGGGTTACAACCTGCCTACTTCGCTGGTGAAGAGCCTGAAGATGCAAAACCTGAGAGTTTATATAAACGCCCAGAACCCAGTAACATGGTTCGATTATAATGGCTTCTCTCCTGAAGTTGGCGGTGCCCCTGTAAGCCAGGGTATAGACAGAAATGTTTACCCGCTGTCGGCTACCTACAACTTTGGTGTTAATGCTACATTCTAA
- a CDS encoding RagB/SusD family nutrient uptake outer membrane protein: MKNILYNIKRNSFVFLSALAIGGLASCSEDFLDVEPEGEPVGEEFFQTPEHALLAVNSIYGNLREWNVSAFAHLAITTIASDNAEKGSVPGDAGFMEEYDNFTLTATEGQLNGYWNGQYQAINLANQVLSNVPLISMDEALKERLLAEAKFFRAYHYFNLVRTFGGVPLRLSVPQPGQQEDPATLNLPRASREEVYAQIVQDLTEASQVLPATYPAAERGRATKGAALGMLAKVQLYQENWQEVVNLANQVEGLGYTLAEDYYSIFRIAGEHNAESIFEIEAQTIPGNCSASNSQWAEVQGVRGQFGWGFVEPTEDLVNAFEEGDERLDATILFRGETTPEGDVITEAAPNPRYNQKAYVPSFVTNECGYAKDQNIRILRFAEVLLMRAEAANELGDTQQALDDLNRVRVRAGLEPIESASQEELRQIIWHERRVELALENGDRFFDLVRQGRAAEVLQAHGKQFTPGKNELFPIPQQQIILSNGILTQNPGY, encoded by the coding sequence ATGAAAAATATACTTTATAACATTAAGCGCAATTCATTTGTGTTTCTCAGCGCCCTGGCCATTGGAGGTTTGGCTTCCTGCTCAGAAGATTTCCTGGATGTGGAGCCTGAAGGTGAGCCAGTAGGGGAGGAGTTCTTTCAGACTCCTGAACATGCTTTACTTGCTGTAAACTCCATTTACGGTAACCTGCGGGAGTGGAACGTGAGTGCGTTTGCTCACCTTGCTATCACTACTATCGCCTCCGACAACGCCGAAAAAGGTAGCGTTCCTGGTGATGCCGGCTTCATGGAGGAGTATGACAACTTTACCCTGACTGCCACCGAAGGGCAGTTGAATGGCTACTGGAACGGACAGTACCAGGCTATAAACCTTGCAAACCAGGTGCTCTCTAACGTGCCGCTCATCTCTATGGACGAAGCGCTGAAAGAGCGTCTGTTGGCAGAGGCAAAGTTCTTCCGTGCTTACCATTATTTTAACCTGGTTAGAACCTTTGGAGGTGTTCCACTTCGTTTGTCAGTACCACAGCCTGGTCAGCAGGAAGACCCTGCAACACTTAACCTGCCGAGAGCCAGCCGCGAGGAAGTATACGCCCAGATTGTACAAGACCTAACGGAGGCCAGCCAGGTACTTCCTGCAACTTATCCAGCTGCTGAACGAGGTCGTGCTACCAAGGGTGCAGCCTTAGGCATGCTGGCAAAAGTGCAGCTATACCAGGAAAACTGGCAGGAGGTAGTAAACCTTGCAAACCAGGTGGAAGGCTTGGGATATACCCTTGCGGAGGACTACTACAGCATTTTCCGCATTGCCGGCGAACATAATGCTGAATCTATTTTCGAGATTGAAGCACAGACAATACCAGGAAACTGCTCTGCCTCTAACAGCCAGTGGGCGGAAGTGCAGGGTGTTCGTGGCCAGTTTGGCTGGGGCTTTGTGGAGCCTACCGAGGATCTTGTGAATGCTTTTGAAGAAGGAGATGAGCGCCTGGATGCCACCATCCTGTTCAGAGGCGAAACTACCCCTGAGGGAGATGTGATAACAGAGGCAGCTCCAAACCCTCGCTACAACCAAAAAGCTTACGTGCCCAGCTTTGTAACCAATGAGTGCGGTTATGCTAAAGATCAGAACATACGCATCCTGCGTTTTGCGGAGGTATTGCTGATGCGCGCTGAGGCTGCCAACGAGTTGGGAGATACCCAACAGGCCCTTGATGACCTGAACCGCGTACGTGTAAGAGCGGGGCTTGAGCCTATAGAGTCTGCTTCTCAGGAGGAATTGCGACAGATTATCTGGCATGAGCGTCGTGTCGAGCTTGCCCTGGAGAACGGCGACCGTTTCTTCGACCTGGTGCGCCAAGGCAGAGCAGCTGAAGTGCTACAAGCGCATGGAAAGCAGTTTACCCCAGGTAAAAACGAGCTGTTCCCAATTCCGCAGCAGCAGATTATATTGAGTAACGGCATCTTGACTCAGAACCCTGGATACTAA